A segment of the Nitrospirota bacterium genome:
AGGAAAGTCGTACACTGTTGAGACTATCATGGCACTGCGAGAGATTTATCCAGACAAGGAGTTCTATCTCATCCTGGGGATTGACTCATTCCTGGATATTCCTTCGTGGTACCAGCCAGAAAGGCTTATGGAGCTGACAAATTTTATAATAATATCAAGGCCTGGATTCCATTTCTCAAACCTTTCCTCAATGATAACAACAGATGCCAGGATTCTTTCAGAACTTGACACCTGCGAACTCCAAAGTCATAAGATAAGTCTTAAAAGTGGCAGGGAGGGTTTCCTGCTTAATGTCACACTCATGGATATATCCGCAACAGCCATAAGGAGGCTTGTGAGAAGCGGAATGAGCATAAAATATTTATTGCCAGATGCAGTAGAATCTTATATAATTTTTAATAAGCTGTATTTTAGTGACAAGTGACGAGTTACGAGTAACGAGTTTAAGGGATTAAGAAAGAGATTGTCAGCCATACTTGTTACTCGTTACTATTAACTTGTAACTGACTTAGAGAAGGGAGGGTATACCTTTAAACAGTAAAGAAGAAGCACTTAAAGCGGCGAGGGTAGCTCTGGATAAAAAAGCCAGTGATGTCCTTGTCCTTGAATTGAAGGGCCTTTCAGTAATAGCGGATTACTTTGTAATCTGTTCTGGAGAAAGCTCCAGACAGGTTAAAGCATTAGCGGAAGAAATAGAGAAAAAACTTTCAAAGAGTAAAATTCTTCCGCTTAACATTGAAGGGTTGAATAATGCCTGCTGGATTTTGATGGATTATGGCGACGTGATAGTCCACATCTTTGATGCAGAGACGAGGGCTTATTACGAACTTGAAAAACTCTGGCTCGATGCCCCTCGAATACCTGTAAATCAAGATAAAGATATATTGGGCAAGAGAGGTAAAAGAGCCTTATACTAACGGATAAAGGAAGATGGGAAAGTTTGCGATATTTTTACTTATAATTTTTGTTGCAGCCCTCGGCTATCTGGCCATTCTTAATAAAGAGACTGTTACTATGAGGTTTGGGCCGGACTCCATTTACGAAATACCCAAGATTGCCCTGATACTCTTCTCAA
Coding sequences within it:
- a CDS encoding nicotinate-nucleotide adenylyltransferase, with translation MKNNMLKKGDVKANNNKIGMFGGTFNPIHYGHLRAAEEVRERIGLGKILFIPSGTPPLKVEDLAPAEHRYEMTRLSIETNPLFQISDIECRQVGKSYTVETIMALREIYPDKEFYLILGIDSFLDIPSWYQPERLMELTNFIIISRPGFHFSNLSSMITTDARILSELDTCELQSHKISLKSGREGFLLNVTLMDISATAIRRLVRSGMSIKYLLPDAVESYIIFNKLYFSDK
- the rsfS gene encoding ribosome silencing factor, translated to MPLNSKEEALKAARVALDKKASDVLVLELKGLSVIADYFVICSGESSRQVKALAEEIEKKLSKSKILPLNIEGLNNACWILMDYGDVIVHIFDAETRAYYELEKLWLDAPRIPVNQDKDILGKRGKRALY